Proteins encoded within one genomic window of Sporolactobacillus pectinivorans:
- a CDS encoding LPXTG cell wall anchor domain-containing protein has protein sequence MKQTKTLGATTLAGALLFTSFGTANADQVVNDSNVKDYAEQAIGSKYTSSGKIISSNYKDKGEYYELNFGGEKDNGSATAKVYKDGRVVGHSPQEPTKDIVYAEAQQQNTQDNNHYSQATDNNTTAQNNTQEQSQDKALPETGEESSNATLVTMIASVLLAAGSLLTFKRFSKEK, from the coding sequence ATGAAACAAACTAAAACTTTAGGAGCAACAACATTAGCAGGTGCATTACTATTTACAAGCTTTGGCACAGCAAATGCAGACCAAGTTGTTAATGACTCAAATGTTAAAGATTATGCAGAACAAGCTATTGGCTCAAAATACACTTCTTCAGGAAAAATCATTTCAAGTAATTATAAAGATAAAGGTGAATATTATGAATTAAATTTTGGTGGCGAAAAAGATAATGGTTCTGCAACAGCTAAAGTTTATAAAGATGGTCGTGTAGTTGGGCATAGTCCACAAGAACCTACAAAAGATATTGTTTATGCTGAAGCACAACAACAAAACACACAAGATAATAATCACTATTCACAAGCTACTGATAACAACACTACAGCTCAAAACAATACTCAAGAGCAATCTCAAGATAAAGCATTACCAGAAACTGGTGAAGAATCATCAAATGCTACATTAGTAACAATGATTGCATCAGTATTATTAGCTGCTGGTTCATTATTAACATTCAAACGTTTTTCAAAAGAAAAATAA